The Lepus europaeus isolate LE1 chromosome 6, mLepTim1.pri, whole genome shotgun sequence genome includes a window with the following:
- the RFXAP gene encoding regulatory factor X-associated protein, protein GVETLPRGPRPRRRTRGACAKPRLLFSRVRSPRFAKCRWASQVLTVWGRGPLPRFSSTEVQSIAEGPGPGAAGGVPRPGAPGPAAAPARTPATVGAPASQFTLLVMHSCGAQDEAAAEGVLRPAQGAGGCVGSGKPVRYLCEVAGDVDEEAGEDEADLLDTSDPPGGGESTASLEDLEDEETHSGGEGGGGAARRRGGGGSGTSKTCTYEGCSETTSQVAKQRKPWMCKKHRNKMYKDKYKKKKSDQALNCGGAASASSTGNVKLEESADNLLSIVKQRTGSFGDRPARPTLLEQVLNQKRLSLLRSPEVVQFLQKQQQLLNQQVLEQRQQQFPGAPV, encoded by the exons GGCGTGGAGACGCTCCCGCGCGGGCCACGGCCGCGCAGGCGCACTCGGGGCGCCTGCGCCAAGCCGCGCCTTCTTTTCTCGCGTGTCCGGAGTCCGCGGTTCGCGAAGTGCCGTTGGGCCTCTCAGGTGCTTACAGTCTGGGGTCGCGGACCCCTACCAAGATTCAGCAGCACGGAGGTGCAGAGTATCgcggaggggccggggccgggcgctGCTGGCGGCGTGCCCCGGCCCGGGGCTCCGGGCCCTgcggcggcgccggcccgaaCTCCAGCCACTGTCGGGGCCCCGGCCTCGCAGTTCACCCTGCTGGTGATGCACTCGTGTGGGGCGCAGGACGAGGCTGCAGCCGAGGGCGTCCTGAGGCCGGCCCAGGGCGCGGGGGGCTGCGTCGGATCGGGCAAGCCGGTTAGGTACCTGTGTGAAGTGGCAGGGGATGTGGACGAGGAGGCCGGGGAGGACGAGGCTGACTTGCTGGACACTTCGGACCCCCCCGGGGGTGGCGAGAGCACGGCTAGTTTGGAGGATCTGGAGGATGAGGAGACCCACTCAGGGGGCGAGGGCGGCGGCGGAGCAGCGCGGAGGCGAGGCGGCGGCGGGAGCGGCACCAGCAAGACTTGCACGTATGAGGGCTGCAGCGAGACCACGAGCCAGGTGGCCAAGCAGCGCAAGCCGTGGATGTGCAAGAAGCACCGCAACAAAATGTACAAGGACAAGTACAAAAAGAAGAAGAGCGACCAGGCCTTGAATTGCGGTGGGGCCGCCTCGGCCAGCAGCACCGGAAACGTTAAACTGGAG GAAAGTGCAGATAACTTACTCTCCATTGTTAAACAAAGAACTGGATCTTTTGGGGATCGTCCTGCAAGACCTACTCTTTTAGAACAAGTGCTAAATCAGAAAAGACTG tcATTACTGAGAAGTCCAGAAGTAGTGCAGTTTTTACAGAAACAGCAACAACTATTAAATCAGCAAGTTTTGGAGCAAAGACAGCAGCAGTTCCCAGGAGCACCAGTGTGA